From the Choloepus didactylus isolate mChoDid1 chromosome 22, mChoDid1.pri, whole genome shotgun sequence genome, one window contains:
- the CA7 gene encoding carbonic anhydrase 7 isoform X3: protein MTGHHGWGYGQDDGPSQWHKLYPIAQGNRQSPINIVSSQAVYSPSLQPLELSYEACTSLSIANNGHSVQVDFNDSDDRTVVTGGPLDGPYRLKQFHFHWGKKHGVGSEHTVDGKSFPSELHLVHWNAKKYSTFGEAALAPDGLAVVGVFLETGDEHPSMNRLTDALYMVRFKGTKAQFSCFNPKCLLPTSQHYWTYPGSLTTPPLSESVTWIVLQEPISVSERQVSRPRAPGGRCRPTPGSVTLRTTMPLPVVPPSRLPTFANKCSDYWLGLQLDCESLVRGHRLGGKSLDPGTTPIVFESDCYIYR, encoded by the exons GCCCCTCACAGTGGCACAAGCTGTATCCTATTGCCCAGGGCAACCGCCAGTCACCCATCAATATCGTATCCAGCCAGGCGGTGTACTCGCCCAGTCTGCAGCCACTAGAACTTTCCTATGAGGCCTGCACATCCCTCAGTATTGCCAACAATGGCCACTCTGTCCAGGTGGACTTCAATGACAGCGATGACCGCACAG TGGTGACTGGGGGCCCCCTGGACGGACCCTACCGGCTCAAGCAGTTCCACTTCCACTGGGGCAAGAAGCACGGTGTGGGCTCAGAGCACACGGTGGATGGCAAGTCATTCCCCAGTGAG CTGCACCTGGTTCATTGGAACGCCAAGAAGTACAGCACCTTCGGGGAGGCAGCCTTGGCACCTGATGGCCTGGCCGTCGTCGGTGTCTTCTTGGAG ACGGGAGACGAGCACCCCAGCATGAACCGCCTGACGGATGCCCTCTACATGGTCCGGTTTAAG gGCACCAAGGCCCAGTTCAGCTGCTTCAACCCCAAGTGCCTCCTGCCCACCAGCCAGCACTACTGGACCTACCCGGGCTCCCTGACAACACCCCCACTGAGCGAGAGTGTCACCTGGATTGTGCTCCAGGAGCCTATCAGCGTCTCTGAGAGGCAGGTGAGTCGTCCCAGAGCACCAGGTGGGAGGTGCAGGCCCACTCCGGGCAGTGTGACTCTCCGCACCACCATGCCCCTGCCTGTCGTTCCACCATCAAGGCTCCCAACTTTTGCTAATAAATGTTCAGATTATTGGTTGGGGCTGCAGCTTGATTGTGAGTCATTAGTACGTGGACACAGGTTGGGAGGGAAATCCCTGGATCCTGGGACCACCCCCATTGTGTTTGAATCTGACTGCTACATCTACCGGTAA